Below is a genomic region from Vitis riparia cultivar Riparia Gloire de Montpellier isolate 1030 chromosome 5, EGFV_Vit.rip_1.0, whole genome shotgun sequence.
TTGGTGCAAGAAAAAAGTTTActacaataaaaatatggagCATTTTGGTTCTCATCATTGTTCAATCAGACATAAGTTTATTTTCTGATACATAAAATCATTCCATTAAAGAGCTTAAAGACGGCAGCACAATCTATGTAGGCATGAAGTTACCAGCACTAACCACACAAGCGACGCACAAACCAGAGTGTACAAAACAATTAAGAATCTGTACTACACAGTGCATGTCATCAATGAAATCCAAAGTCCTGACAAGCATACATGCAGACCCAGAAATACAAAGCAATAGCCATCGCCCCTCGAGCATCCCTTTCAATACTCTTTCATGAGACTGGAGATTGAGTAGGTAGTAATTGTCATCTTTGTTTCCTGTACTTGCTAATACAAAGATGGAAGGATCTTTCACCcatctccctccctccctccctcctaGAAATTGACTTGTTAGTTATTTCTCATTCTTGTTTCTTATTCTTATTGGAATAATGGTAGGTTCTTTCACCCATCTCCCTGTTTccctcctctcccatatacatataaaaaaaaatttcatccatGTAAAAGTAATCCAATTATAAACAATTTAAGattacatttatattaaaaataaaataaaataataaataaataaataaaaacagaaagATAGCAAATTTTAGATACAAGTTCAAAATCCATTGGAATGCATCATTAACTCCTTCAAAATAGGCCTATAATTTGCACAAAGAAAAACTTTTTGTGGAACATATTCATTATATGTCAAACTATTTCCAAGCATCAAACATCCAATTTCAGAGAAACAAAAAAGATGCTTCTGTATCCTCTCCCCTCATTAGATGGCAGATACGAGTCATAAGGGCTACTATCATTTCCTTATGAGTTCATAAGCATACTCAAGGCACTGAGCAATACAATAAGAATGGAggatcataaaaaattttatatcaaaatatcataaaacatacTCAGCATATGTTTCACCAATTTCGCATCCAGGACAGTccaatatatcaaaatataaacgaataatacaagaaaaactagacaATACAGCAGTGTTATTAaatgatcaacaaaattttttaagtacaGAACTTACCCATATCCCTCCTCTGACCAGCCAGCAGTGAAAATACCTTCTGCAGTAGTGAAAGCTTGTTCCTCCATACCAGAAAGGATCATGGTAGCTGCTACACCATAGGTGACTCCAGTCCATATTTCACGTGATTGCATACAAGATTCATCCACCTTTCCATTAGGATGCATTCCATTTACAGCACCCATCTTGCCTCCCTTAACTTTCATAACATtgaaatcatatattttatggAGAGAACTTTTGATTTTGTAATCATCAAAAAGGGAAGGCAAGCCTGACGATGCTGTATACCATTGCCCTGCCAGCTGATCAGCTTGGATAGATTTACTGTTGCTACTTGAGCCACTGTCATAGTTAAAATAAGAACCATtccataatttttcttcaaaaactaaTTTGGCCTTAAAAAACTTGCTTTTGCACTTTTCAGCAAAGGGCTTGTCACCTAATTGAAGGGCCATAGCAGCTGCAGCTTGAAGTGCAGCAAGCCACAAGCAGCCACAGTAAGCACTTATACCATGCACTGTCCAAGTATCATATGTTTGATCTGGAAACCCATCATTCTCAATGAGGCCATCACTGTCCCTATCAAATTGCTCCATATATTCCATGGCAGCACGCACAGCAGGCCACACTTCAGCACCAAATGAAAAATCCCTTGTTGCAGCAAAATCTCTATACACCTGAAGCACGAACTTTGGGTTCAGATCTTTCCATTGACTTGTATCATGTATATTATATGCATTCATTTCATGCCATGGATCATGTGTTCCCAAATCATGAGGAACAGCACCTCTAACTTTGCGAATTCCCCAATTTCCCTCAGCAAGAAACTTAACTCTTCTTCCATCCTCTGATAAGACAGCTTTTGCAAACTCCCGCTGGATACTGAGTTCTATTTTGGGAAACAACTCAAGAAGCGCAAAAGATGCATAGAAATGGACATCATATGTGCACCACATAATATATTCCACTCCTTCCAAGTATAAAAACCGACCCACATCATCCGTCTCATCTTGTGGATCCTTCAATGTATCCTTATGTATAGAATGGTGGCTATTACTCTCCTGAGGAATCCCTGGCTTCTCTTCACATGTATTTCTTGTGTGAATTTCTTCTTCATCATATTCTAACCCTTTCCTAGAAGTTGTATTATAACCATCAGTTACAGAATTTTCAACAGCAGCACCTCGTCTGGAGTTCCCTTTGGCTATAGTTACATTAACATTTGTGTTCTCCACCGCTGCTGATTGATGCAAACTATTTTTTGAGCTTGTGGCAGGCAAGGAGGAGTCTGTATGGAAAATGAACAGTCATAATGCCATTACTAGTTTTACCGATGCCATGCAGCCACAAGAATAAGATAAAAAGTAAACATGCAAAATAATCTATGTATGAcagtcaaatttttttatttttactttttatattttattttttatttcttatagaTGTCTGAATGCATTTCTAGGACCCATACATTTggtttcaaaatataaaatgcCAACTGGAAAGGAGTGGCTCAAGGATTATTTACATTGCCTAAGAACAACTTAGGATTCATCAAATTTGTGTTACTAGAAACATAGTTGTTGAAAACTTACAATACACAATAAAAACACAACGATATGATACAATGATACAATATAACATTACAATgcatttttttatggaaatcaatACACATCGTAATCTTTAATGCATCTTATGATACACATGATATATGATACAATACATGATACAACAGTACATAGTATACCTTCaactattttttgtaatttttaagaaaaatagaattcaaatattaattgtttcaaacatataaaaaaaagtaataaattgatcataaaagagagagaaatgtaaaataatattatatgaaaaGTTATATTCATGTTATCAAAGGTCATAATGTAAGTtaagtaaatttattcttacAATGAAAATTAGAGCATTTACATTTAAATAGATTGAATGTTGACATTGAAAATAATGGTGATTGgtgaataaaaacttttattaaaaatatttatttatttatttattattattattattattattattatttggaatGGTGGCAATCATGAAAAGTTTGAACTTTGGAGATGAATCATAGAACAAGACATAAAGTGCATATGCCCAGTTAGAATTTGGAattagaaatcaaatataagaatttaagaagtttatttttgttgattttgtgaTGAGCCTATTCattaaactctttttaaaaaaataattaaataaataaataaaattgaacactTTAAAACTCTAGTATTTAATGACTTCATATGGCAGGATATAGTTTAACTCTTtaactcttttttaaaaaaataaataaatttaaattttacattttaaaactcTAGTATTTGATGACTTCATATGGCATGATATAGTTCAACTCTTTAAATCCGGTaatctttcataaaattggtTATATATTACTCTATATTTTATGTTTCCAATATATAAGCAAATGTAtgcatattttttgtatttctttttcacTGTTTTTTATTACTCTGTACATCATGTTTCCAATATATAAGCACAGGTAtgcatattttttgtatttgtttttcaCTGTTTAAAAAAACTTGCAATACATGATACAATAAAATACAcaatatagaaatataaaaaaatacatgataTGTTTTACAAGTTAACAACCATGACAAGAAATGCAAGATGAGAGGTGGGGTGATTGCTCATATAAGATGCAATGCTAGAAGTACATTGTTTCTTTGCTACTCATCAAGATGTAAAGCAATGAAGTTAGTATAGATGAATACCAATCCAAACTGTCCCACCAGCAACCAAAAAGTAGAGTTCATTAAATAATGTGAACTTGTACCTGCACACATAACATCAACATCACACATCTACCACAATGATAAGGAAAAGGTCTAGAATATTATGTTCTGTGAATATTTCAGCTTCATCACAAGCAGAGGGCTTATATGACTGGTGTGGAAGGTTTTTCCAGATTACCAGGTCTTGTTGCCATGGAATGGGCACAAAACAAACTCTACTCAATCATACTGATGCACTTTAGGGCTGATTTTTGTGAGGACAACTAAGGGGTCACTACAAATTGCTAAAAGCTGAGAACAACTAAATAGAAGCTATATAATGAGGACATATACACATGGTATTAATGCCCAAAAAGAATAAGAGGTACTTGGAACAGTAAACCTCCAAATAAACATGAGCTGATACTACCttcaaatgataaaaatggGGTGCTTTGTATGCATTGATGGGTAGACTTTGCACTTctattaaaatgtaaaaaataggGTGACTAGTGTGCACCAATGATTAGATTAATAtctgtttaaaaaattaataaaatggcTGTGAGAGTTACCACTCGGGTAGCCTATCATCCCTGAGTATGGGACTTTGCCATTTCTCGATCTCTTCTTCCCACTGCTTATAGtctgataaaaacaaaataaaaagtcaGGTTTCAACATGAAGTTGATACTGAATTAGGATCATTGCAAGGAACAACCTTTGAAGAAATTGAAACAGATGCAAATATCATTATCTAGGAAATGAATTTCAACAGGATAGCATCCAAATCAGCTATCATAACGCATACAATGATCGATAATTCAAGAACTTATTTCCATAGACAACAAACCTAGATCAGAGCTACATACTTGTTAGCGCATCATGCACTATGTTCAAAGCTGCTCTTTCAGAAGTGCCATAGTATTTTGTGTACCTCCTGTAGAAAAAGATATAAGCTAAAAGAACATtcagaaaaattttaaaaaaaggtccAAGAGAAACAGACACACCTTTTGGACTTAATAAATACTATCACATGTGTCATGTTTGTTTATATGGCATTCAAAGAAATTTTTAGAAGGGGAAAACCAAAATTTCTGAACTTGAATTATCATTATACTACAAAAGCATTTATAGTACATTTGCATATTTTTTCATGAACTCAAAAAGGGTAAAACTGTGTCTCTGCACCTTCCACTTCAGAAGGATACTGGAATGTAATTGCAGATATCAACATAACAGCCAAAATGGTACAATCCAACTCTTGGGTAAGTAAGCACATACTACAAACAGGTATAATCTATCTGTAAACTCTGAACATGCATAGATATGAAAAGAGTTCACAAACAACTACCTATGGTATGAGCttccctttaaaaattttacttttgggGATGACCATGCAAGAGCAAAAGCAACTGTGCACTTCCCATGAGGCTCTACCCATGCAGAAGCTGAAACTGCAGCACAAAGTGTCTCCCCAGGTGATGAAGGCATACTTTGTCCAGAATAGCAGTTTTCCCGATCAAATTGCCCATCCTTGTCACAAACACATGAACAATGGTATCAATCTCACAGTGTCCGATATAacagtaataaaataaaaaacaaacctaATCAAATCTTATTATATTGAATAATAGGATGGACTTAAAGTCTCAAAACAATTTACTAAGTCTCCATTTAAATTCactttgtgttttttgtttttaaaattagaaacttctatataaaaattaaacatcttGTACAGACAGTATAGATTTACCTtgtctttaaaaatcactttcagcaatttaaaatttgaagtagaACAAATTTTTTGATAACTCAATTTGTtttaacagttttaaaaatcatttctttttcaatgtAAGGCTCAAAGAGTTTTTGTATCTTCTATAATTGCTaccatttttctaattttaaaaatagaaaaaagagtGTATCCAAACAAGCACCAAGTTTACAAGTAATTGTTTGAGGTCACTAAATTGGCAACTGATAACCCAATAGGGCAGTCCAGAAAGAATAGAGCACATATCAGAATGTCCAACATAGAAGTAAGATCAGGTTCAAGTAGGATGTGCAGAACAGGAActcaaaaatcatataaaaagcACAGCAGAATTATTACCTGCACCATTTTACCCCACATATCCTTAGCTGTAATGTGACTTCCTTCAGAGAGTCCAAATGATGGCAACACAGTGACACTAACATTCTGAGTTTCACATGCAGCTATAGCAAAAGTAACAGGAGGGTTCTCTTTAGCAGTCCTACAACATTTTCTTAATCCTCAGAATGACTTGAAATTCCATAGTAACAGAGTTAATTAATTCAAacagaaaactttttttttttttatcagtaaGAAAATGTGTATTGCAAAAGAGGCGCTAAAGAAGCGACTCAAATAGATACAGAGAAGAAcaactcacccccttacaaaagaaCCCAATACACTAggaaagcacaaaaaaaaacCCCTCCCTTATTGTATACACACCCAttcaataaaatctattaaggtcgaaggcccatcttttatccacaaaTTGGTTTCCGACCAAAGtaaatatacaaaagaaattttcagcTTTTGGATGGACAGGACACCGTCCTCAAAAGCCATTGAATTCCTAGTCTTCCATataacccaaaacaagcataacggcCCCAAAAGCCACGTCACCTTcctcttcttgcccacaaaagagcctCTCCAACCTATAAGAGTTTCCTTCACTGAACGCTGAAAAACCCAAGAAACTCCAAAGAAAGAGAGGAGCAAAGTCCATACCTCCCTTGTTCTTTCACAATGAAGGAGAAGGTGGTCAATTGACTCCCCACACTTTTGACAAAGAAAACACCTATTAGCCAAAACCCAACCCCTCTTTTGCAACCGATCCAAAGTCAAAACTCTACCCCACgaagcctcccacgcaaagaagCTAATCTTGGGCTGAGCACAAGACCTCCAAATAATCTTTGAAGGGAACAAAGCTGAAGAAGCCTGCTGCATAGCCTTATACAAGGACTTTACCGAAAAAACCCCGTCCTTTGATTTCACCCAACTCACTCTGTCCTCCTCATCCACCCTCACCATCTTCCCTTCCAAATAACAAAGTAACCTTCCCACTTCTTCAaactcccagtcattaaacGGCCTATTGAAAGTAGGAGTCCAACTTCCCCTCCTATCCCCCTCGGCTGTCCAAACTTTATTTACCCAAGCCTCTAATTCAAACAGAAAACAGATCACCCATAATAAAAATGGCAGAAAAACaggaaactaaattaattttctttttatccagTAAAGTTccatcacaaaaataaataaataaataaataaaaggaaaaatgtcaAACAGAAATATCAAACTAAAAGCTCCCATTTAAAGTGTAAAACCCTGATTGAAAAGCAGGGCTTAAAATATCGTGGGTCTCTATCTCTATTCATTTGGAAAGTCTAAATAGAAACAGAAGATATGAATAGATTTAACCATCTGACTACAATCTTCTTAGGTCATATCTAAAAGATCTACATACTTACAACAAAACACATAGATACAAACAGATCTTCATGTGAAAGTTTTGGATGATCTAAAATCTGATTGTACCATCAAATCTCCTCCTTTTATGAATTATCAACTACACAAGAATAATGCAAAATACATTACAGAAATTCAGGCTTACCTAGCAATGGCAATGGTATTGATATGCATATGGCATTGATCTTGTCAAACCACTGCCAGGGATtcatgtatttaattttatgccATATACTACAGTTCTGTCTGACATGATCATAGAGGAAAATCTCAACTCCATCCTACTTAGTTGTGACTGCAAGCatcttcgtttttttttttttttttttttggatcagaaacgaagaagattatattaataaaataacaaatacaGGATagaaaaaagagacaatagaaaaagaaaaagcatctTCGTTTTTAGAATGCTTGAAAATAGAAGACCAACAGCCAATAAACAATCAGTTGACTGATAAGATCAATGATAACCACTCAgtgattaaatgaaaatttgaccATTTAATTGTACCATATTTCTTTggataatagaaaattttaaccTCCAAAATTGACTACACTAGAACTACTTATAACAGTTTTCCGCAAGGCCACAACTCTCTCCTAGTTAAAAACAAGATTCCACTAGTTCTATACACTGGTAGAGCAAAGCCAAGCCTAAATTTGTGTTTCCTAGTTCATTTCAGGTATGAGCTTGAATATTTAGCATTCAAGACCAATTTTCCTTGGCCggcaaaatttatgaaatatcgTAGTGGTAAGATAGAGCCATAACTAATTTTGAATGCTTTTTGACTTATCATGGGTAGTTACCATTGTgatgaattttgaaatcatgTGAATCAATCTTTAATTCCAACTGTTtagtatgaaaattttgaaatcaaaatggCCTTGTGCAAAGGTTAGTGGGAGAATCACAACTTTCCTTAATTATCACCTTTTAAAAATTGAGATAATCCAAAGAGAAATATGCAAACCAACCGTCATATATAGTTAATTAAGGTTTGATAACTTGCTTGTGATGCAGAAGCACGCCTGATACTCCATCTTCACCTCTaccaaaagaaaagagaaacaagTTAAAATCAATTTCTGAACACACTTACATTTAGAACAAATAACACAAGCAACATGCATTCTTACATGAATGGTTCATTCACATGATCTCCTGATAGGTGTGAGATTCCTCCAATTGAATTCTGTGCAGAATGAACAATGATGACTGAATATCCAAAGGCCAATGGCATATCTC
It encodes:
- the LOC117914785 gene encoding non-lysosomal glucosylceramidase; amino-acid sequence: MVSGNIFHCRKHSWPPEEYINRTTLHLLDFDSAAPPEQAWRRRLNSHANILKEFSVTFTEAIKMIRLGIRLWSYIREEASQGRKAPIDPFTRETCKPSASQGVPLGGMGSGSISRGFRGEFRHWQIVPGTCDGSPIMANQFSIFISREGGNKKYASVLAPGQHEGLGKSGDQGISSWGWNLSGQHSTYHALFPRAWTIYDGEPDPELKVSCRQISPFIPHNYRDSSLPTAVFVYTLVNTGKERAKVSLLFTWANSIGGISHLSGDHVNEPFIGEDGVSGVLLHHKTAKENPPVTFAIAACETQNVSVTVLPSFGLSEGSHITAKDMWGKMVQDGQFDRENCYSGQSMPSSPGETLCAAVSASAWVEPHGKCTVAFALAWSSPKVKFLKGSSYHRRYTKYYGTSERAALNIVHDALTNYKQWEEEIEKWQSPILRDDRLPEWYKFTLFNELYFLVAGGTVWIDSSLPATSSKNSLHQSAAVENTNVNVTIAKGNSRRGAAVENSVTDGYNTTSRKGLEYDEEEIHTRNTCEEKPGIPQESNSHHSIHKDTLKDPQDETDDVGRFLYLEGVEYIMWCTYDVHFYASFALLELFPKIELSIQREFAKAVLSEDGRRVKFLAEGNWGIRKVRGAVPHDLGTHDPWHEMNAYNIHDTSQWKDLNPKFVLQVYRDFAATRDFSFGAEVWPAVRAAMEYMEQFDRDSDGLIENDGFPDQTYDTWTVHGISAYCGCLWLAALQAAAAMALQLGDKPFAEKCKSKFFKAKLVFEEKLWNGSYFNYDSGSSSNSKSIQADQLAGQWYTASSGLPSLFDDYKIKSSLHKIYDFNVMKVKGGKMGAVNGMHPNGKVDESCMQSREIWTGVTYGVAATMILSGMEEQAFTTAEGIFTAGWSEEGYGYWFQTPEGWTIDGHFRSLIYMRPLAIWGMQWALSMPRAILDAPSINFMDRIHVSPHNARLPHETGVRKIATKAKCFGNSVFHCSC